A region from the Neomonachus schauinslandi chromosome 2, ASM220157v2, whole genome shotgun sequence genome encodes:
- the THAP6 gene encoding THAP domain-containing protein 6: protein MVKCCSAIGCASRCLPNSKLKGLTFHVFPTDENVKRKWVLAMKRLDVNAAGIWEPKKGDVLCSRHFKKTDFDRSAPNIKLKPGVIPSIFDSPSHLQGKREKLHCRKNFTLKTLPVTNHNHQLVGASSCTEEFQSQFIFEHSYSVMDSPKKLKHKLDHVISELEDTKKSLRNVLDREKRFQKSLRKTIRELKDECLISQETANRLEAFCWECCQESIERDYIS, encoded by the exons ATGGTGAAATGTTGCTCGGCCATTGGATGTGCTTCCCGCTGTTTGCCAAATTCCAAGTTAAAAGGACTGACCTTTCATGT attcccCACAGATGAAAACGTCAAAAGAAAATGGGTATTAGCAATGAAAAGACTTGATGTGAATGCTGCAGGCATTTGGGAGCCTAAAAAAGGAGACGTGTTGTGTTCAAGGCACTTTAAGAAGACAGATTTTGACAGAAGTGCTCCAAATATTAAACTGAAACCTGGAGTCATACCTTCTATCTTTGATTCCCCATCTCACTTACAG gggaaaagagaaaaacttcatTGTAGAAAAAACTTCACCCTCAAAACCCTTCCAGTCACAAACCACAATCATCAGCTTGTTGGTGCTTCCTCATGTACTGAAGAATTCCAATCCCAGttcattttt GAACATAGCTACAGTGTAATGGACAGTCCAAAGAAACTTAAGCATAAATTAGATCATGTGATCAGCGAGCTAGAGGATACCAAGAAAAGTCTGCGGAATGTTTTAGACCGAGAAAAACGTTTCCAAAAATCATTGAGGAAGACAATCAGGGAATTAAAAGATGAATGTCTCATCAGCCAAGAAACAGCAAATAGACTGGAAGCTTTCTGTTGGGAGTGTTGTCAGGAGAGCATAGAAAGAGACtatatttcatga